From Micromonospora echinaurantiaca:
CGGTGCAGCGAGTTGACGTCCAGCCGGTAGTTCAGCCCACGCACGATCGCCCGCGCCGAGCGGGTGGTGTGCTTGATGGCGTACCTGCCGCCGACCTGGAGCGGCCGGGTCTCGTCCAGCCAGCAGACCATCGCCTCGATGTCCTGGGCCACCGCCGGGGCGTTGTTCGGCCGGCAGATCATGTCGCCCCGGGAGATGTCGATCTCGTCTTCCAGGCGTACGGTCACCGACATCGGCGGGAACGCCTCCGCGACCGGCCCGTCGGCGGTCTCCACCACGGCGATCCGGCTGGTGAAGCCGGACGGCAGCACCATCACCTCGTCGCCGGGCTTGAGCACACCGGAGGCCACCTGGCCGGCGTAGCCGCGGTAGTCGGTGACGGTGGTGGACTGCGGACGGATCACGTACTGCACCGGGAACCGGACGTCGACCAGGTTGCGGTCGCTGGCGATGTGCACCCGCTCCAGGTGGTGCAGCAGCGACGGCCCCTCGTACCAGGGCATGTTCGCCGACCGGCTGACGATGTTGTCGCCGCGCAGCGCGGAGATCGGCACCACCGTCAGATCGGGCGCGTCGAGCTTCGCGGCGAACGCGGTGAACTCGTCGGCGATCCGCTCGAAGACCTCCTGCGAGAAATCGACCAGGTCCATCTTGTTGACGCAGAGCACCAGGTGCGGGACCCGCAACAGCGAGCAGAGGAACGCGTGCCGGCGGGACTGCTCCACCAGGCCCTTGCGGGCGTCGACCAGGATCAGCGCCAGGTCGGCGGTGGACGCCCCGGTGACCATGTTCCGGGTGTACTGGATGTGCCCGGGGGTGTCGGCGATGATGAACTTCCGCCGCGGCGTGGCGAAGTAGCGGTACGCCACGTCGATGGTGATGCCCTGCTCCCGCTCGGCCCGCAGGCCGTCGGTGAGCAGCGCCAGGTTGGTGTACTCGTCGCCGCGGGCCGCGCTGACCGCCTCGACGGCGGCGAGCTGGTCGGTGAAGAGCGACTTGGTGTCGTACAGCAGCCGGCCGATCAGGGTCGACTTGCCGTCGTCCACGCTGCCCGCGGTGGCGAAGCGCAGCAGGTCCATGCGACGGGGCTCCGGCCCGCCACCGGTGGCGGCGCGGCCGTCCGTCGGCTTCGCGCCGTCCGGCGCGACGGTCTCGGTGGTCATCAGAAGTAGCCCTCCCGCTTGCGGTCCTCCATGGCGGCCTCGCTGACCCGGTCGTCACCCCGGGTCGCGCCGCGCTCGGTGATCCGGGTGGCGGCGACCTCCTCGATGACCTTCTCCACCGTGTCGGCGTCCGAGCGGACGGCGGCGGTGCAGGACGCGTCGCCGACCGTGCGGTAGCGCACCCGCGCCTTGAACCGCTCCTCACCCGCCCGGGGCCGGAAGAACTCGTTGACCGCGTAGAGCATCCCGTCCCGCTCGACCACCTCGCGCTCGTGCGCGTAGTAGATCGACGGCAGCGCGATCCGCTCCCGGGCGATGTAGTGCCAGACGTCCAGCTCCGTCCAGTTGGACAGCGGGAAGACCCGGATCGACTCGCCCGGGTGGTGCCGGCCGTTGTAGAGCGCCCACAGTTCGGGACGCTGGTTCTTCGGATCCCACTGGCCGAACTCGTCCCGGAAGCTGAACACCCGCTCCTTGGCCCGGGCCTTCTCCTCGTCCCGGCGGGCGCCGCCGAAGAGCGCGTCGAAGCGGTGCTTCTCCACCGCGTCCAGGAGCACCGGGGTCTGGATCCGGTTGCGCATGCCGTCGGCCGACTCGCGCACCAGCCCGCTGGCCAACGCCTCCGGCACGCTCGCCACCACCAGCTGCAGGCCCAGCTCGGCGACCCGCTGATCCCGGTATTCGAGAACCTCGGGGAAGTTGTGCCCGGTGTCCACGTGCATCACGGGGAAGGGGATGTTGGCCGGCGCGAACGCCTTCTGAGCCAACCGCAGCATCACGATCGAGTCCTTGCCGCCCGAGAAGAGCAGCACCGGCCGCTCCATCTCGGCGACCACCTCGCGCATCACGAAGATGCTCTCGGCCTCCAGCGCGTCGAGGTGCGAGACCTGGTAGGCGGGGGCGGTCACGACCGGGACTCGATTCGCTCGCTCATCCGATTCCAGACCTTTCCGGTCGGGTACGTCAGGAAGACGCTCAGGCTACCCCGAATGTCTCTGCAACGCCGCAAGCAACCGGGGAGCGAGATCCGCACGACAGACCAGCAGGTCGGGCAGGCGCGGATCCGCCTCGTTGTATTTCAGCGCAGAACCATCGATCCGGGAAGCGTGCAGCCCGGTGGCCGTCGCCACAGCCACCGGCGCCGCCGAATCCCACTCGTACTGGCCACCGGCGTGGATGTAGGCGTCCACCTCACCGGTCGCCACCGCCGCGATCTTGGCGCCGGCCGAGCCCATCGGCACCAGGTGCGCCCCCACGTCCTCGGCCAGGTCGGTGAGGAAGACCGGCGGCCGGCTCCGGCTCGCCGCCAACCGGATGGTCCGCCGCCCGCCCGCGGCCGCCGCCTCCACCGTCAGCGGCGGGTACGCCGGCGGGTAGTCGGTCGCGAGCACCCGCTGCTGCGCCGGCAACGCCACCGCCCCGGCGACCAGCCCGTGCGGCGTCGGCGCGGTACGCGACCAGAGCGCCACGTGCACCGCCCAGTCCGAACGGCCCTCCTCGGCGAACTCCCGGGTGCCGTCCAGCGGGTCGACGATCCACACCCGGTCGGCGGTCAACCGGGACACCGCCCCGGTGTTCACCTCCGCCGCCCAGGCCAGCCGCGACCCCTCGTCCTCCTCGGAAAGGACCGCGTCGCCCGGCCGCCACTGCGCCAGCTCGGTGCGGATCAGGTCGTGCGAGACCTTGTCGCCGGCCGACTTCAGCGCTCCCGCGTCCGCGAACCCCAGCTCGGCCCGCAGCGCCAGCAGCGCCTGACCGGCCCGGGCGGCCAGCCAGCGGGCGAACGCGCCGTCGATCATCGGAGGACTGCCCATGACTTCCGCTCCCGTCGCCTCGTCCCGTCCCGCGCCGCCCGGCGAGCCGGCGACGACCCGCCGCCGGTCGCGTCACTCGGGCGAAAGGCGCAGACTACCCGCTGGCGACGTCCGGCCCCGGACGCCCGCCCGGCTCACGACCCGTGGTACAGGTTCTGCGTCGGCTCCACGCCGCGGGTGACGACCGACTCCACCACGTCCGCGGCCCGGTCCACCAGGAACTCCAGCTCCTTGCGCTCGACCGCGCCGAAATCCGACAGTACGTAGTCGGCCGGGTCCTGCCGCCCCGGCGGCCGGCCGATGCCGAACCGCACCCGGACGTAGTCCTTGGTGCCCAGCGACTTCGACATCGACCGCAGGCCGTTGTGCCCGCCCTCGCCGCCGCCGCACTTCACCCGCAGCTGCCCGTAGCCGATGTCCAGCTCGTCGTGCACCGCGACCACCTGGCCCGGCGCCACCTTGTAGAACTGCGTCAGCGCGGCCACCGGCCCGCCGGAGAGGTTCATGTAGGTCAGCGGCTTCACCAGCACCAGCTTCGGCCCGCCGAAGCCGAGCCGCCCCTCGGCCACCTCCGCCACCGCGCGCTTGTGCCGGCCGAACTTCGCGCCGAGTCGCCCGGCCAGCAGGTCGGCCACCATGAACCCGACGTTGTGCCGGTTACCGGCGTACTCCCGGCCCGGGTTGCCCAGGCCGACCACCAGCCACGGCCCCGCCTCGTCCGTCACGACCCGCCCCTCCCGCTGTCGCTGCCACCAGACCCGAATACGCCGACAGGCGCCCCCAAACCGCTCGGGGACGCCCGTCGCACGAAGCGAACCGATCAGGCCTCGGTACGCGCCTCGGCGCTCTCCTCGCCCGCGGCGGCCGGAGCTTCCTCGGCGCCCTCGGAGCCCTCGGTGACCTCGCCGACCTCGGCCTCGGCCTCCTCGGTGGCCTCCTCGACCTCGGGCAGGGTGGCCTCGAGCTGCTCGGCGGTCGGCGCGGCGGTCACCGCGGCGACCGGCAGCTCCGGGTCGGCGGCCAGCTCGACGCCGGCCGGCAGCTGAACGTCGCTGGCGGTGACCTGCGAGCCGGCCTCCAGGCCCTCGATCGAGGCCTCCAGGTGGTCCGGCACCTTGGTGGCGTCGGCGGTCACCGAGAGGGTGTCGTGGTCGTGCACGATCAGGGTGTCCTTGGCGGCCTCACCGGTCAGCTGGACCGGGACGTCGACGGTGACCTTCTCGCCGCGCCGGACCAGCAGCAGGTCGACGTGCTCGAAGGTGTCCTTGATCGGGTCACGCTGGATCGCCTTCGGCAGCGCCAGCGCCTGGGTGCCGTCGCTCACCTCGATCGCGAAGAGCTGGTTGGCGCCACCCTTACGGATCGCCGCGGCGAACTCCCGGGCGGGAAGCGCGATGTGCTTGGGCTTCTCGCCGTGGCCGTACAGCACGGCGGGCACCTTGCCGGCCCGGCGGGTACGACGGGCACCACCCTTGCCGAACTCGGTACGGGGCTCGGCGCTGATCTTTACCTCGGACACGGGGAAACTCCTGATGCTTCGCTGCGGCGGCTTGTCGTCTGGCGGTGCTGGGGCGAGGGGCTCGCTGGGGCTCATGCGTCATGAACGACTGCCCGGAGCACCGCGTCGATCACGGTGCCTCCGTGCGGCGCTTGTCAGCGGCCCGCCGGGCACCCTCGCCGTGGCAACCGCACCAGTCTACCCGAGCTGATTCCGTGCTCTCCGGCAGTCCCCAGGTCTCCGCCCCGGCGCCGGCGTCGGCGTGCCGCTCGGCCCGGCCGGGGCTCGTCCGCCGGAGCGCGGAGCGGATCGGCATGGCCGCGGCCCGCGCGCCGGGCGGGACGGGCGGCGGGGGTCAGGGCGTCGCCCCGGCCCCCGCCGGTCGGTCAGCTCAGGCCGCCGAACAGGGTGGTCACCGAACCGTCGTCGAACACCTCACGGATCGCCCGGGCCAGCAGCGGCGCGATCGACAGCACGGTGAGCTTGTCGAGCTGCTTCTCTGGCGGCAGCGGCAGCGTGTTGGTCACCACGACCTCGCTGATCGGGCTGTTCTTCAGCCGCTCGGTCGCCGGGTCGGAGAGCAGGGCGTGGGTGGAGGCGACCACCACGTCCGCCGCGCCGGACTCCCGGAGGATGTCCGCCGCCCGGCAGATCGTGCCACCGGTGTCGATCATGTCGTCGACGATCAGGCAGACCCGGCCCTCGACCTCGCCGACCACCCGGTTCGCCACCACCTGGTTCGGCTTCAGCGGGTCCCGGGTCTTGTGGATGAAGGCCAGCGGGCAGCCGCCCAGCCGGTCCGTCCACCGCTCGGCCACCCGCACCCGGCCCGAGTCCGGCGCCACCACGGTCATCGGCCGGCCCGCGTACTTGTGCTGGACGTACTCGGCGAGCACGTCCATCGCGAAGAGGTGGTCCACCGGGCCGTCGAAGAAGCCCTGGATCTGCGCGGTGTGCAGGTCGACGGTGAGGATCCGGTTCGCGCCCGCGGTCTTGAGCAGGTCGGCGATCAGCCGGGCCGAGATCGGCTCCCGACCCCGGTGCTTCTTGTCCTGCCGCGAGTACGGGTAGAACGGCAGGACCACGGTGATCCGCTTCGCCGAACCCCGCTTCAGCGCGTCGATCATGATCAGGGTCTCCATGACCCAGGTGTTGACCCCGTGCGTGACGGACTGCACCACGAAGGCGTCCGAACCACGCACCGAGTCCTTGAACCGTACGAAGATCTCACCGTTGGCGAACTCGTACGCGTCGGCCGGCGTCGGCGCGACGCCGAGCACCTCGCCGATCTCCCTGGCCAGCTCCGGAAAGGCCCGTCCGGAGAAGAGCATCAGGCTCTTGCGGTTTTCGGCGACGATGCTGCCCATGGCCCGTCTGCTCCCGTTGTGGTCGGTGGTACCCGGCGCGCGGTGGTGGTGGGCCGGGGACTATTCGGTTGCAGTATCTCCCCCGCCGGACGCCGGGCCCACCGCCTCGGCATCACCGTGGATTGCCTCACCTTCGCTTGCGGCACCCGCCCCGCCCGACGCACCCTCCGCTGCCCGCAGCGCCCGCTCGGCCGCCGCCGCAGAGACCGTGCCGGGCCGCTTGCGGGCCACCCAGCCCTCGATGTTGCGGTGCGGCGCCCGGGTCACCCCGAGCGCGCCGGGCGGCACGTCCTGGGCGATCGCGCTGCCCGCCGCCACGTACGCCCCGGGACCCACCTCGACCGGGGCGATCAGGCTGGTGTCGCAGCCGACGAAGGCCCCCTCGCCGACGACCGTCCGGTGCTTGTTCACCCCGTCGTAGTTCACGAAGATCGTCGCCGCGCCGATGTTGGCCTTGGCCCCGATCGTCGCGTCACCCACGTACGACAGGTGCGGCACCTTGGCGCCCTCGCCGACCTCGGAGTTCTTCACCTCGACGAACGTGCCGACCTTCGACTTCCCGGCCAGCCGCGCGGCCGGCCGCAGGTACGCGTACGGCCCGACACTGGCCCCCGGGCCGACCTCGGCGCCCACCGCGTGGCTGCGCAGCACTGTCGCGCCCGCGCCGACCACGGTGTCGATCAGGGTGACGTCCGGCCCGACCACCGCGCCGGTGCCGACCACCGTGCCGCCACGGAGCTGGGTGTTCTGGTCCACCACCGCGTCCCGGTCCAGCGCGACGGTCACGTCGATCCAGGTCGTGTCCGGGTCCAGCAGGGTCACACCGGTCCGCATCCAGGCCTCGTTCACCCGGTCGCGCAGCAGCCGGCGCAGCCCGGCCAGCTCGACCCGGTCGTTGCAGCCCAGCGTCTCGACGTGGTCGGCCGCGACGTGCACCGCCACCGGCTCGCCGGCCGAGACCAGCAGGCCGAAGACGTCGGTGAGGTACTCCTCGCCCTGGTCGTTGTCGGTGGAGAGCTTGCCCAGCGCGTCCCGCAGCCGGGCCGCGTCGAACGCGTAGATCCCGGCGTTGATCTCGCGGATCGCGCGCTGCGCGGCGGTGGCGTCCCGCTCCTCGACGATCCGCTCCAGCCGGCCCTCGTCGTTGCGGACGATCCGGCCCAGGCCGGTCGGGTCGGGCACCTCGGCGGCGAGCACGGTCGCCGCGGCGCCCGCACCCTCGTGCGCCGCCACCAGCGCGGCCACCGTCTCCGCACGGAGCAGCGGCACGTCCCCGTTGATCACGACGACGGTGCCGGTGGCGTCCGGCGCCGCGTCCAGCGCGATCCGGACCGCGTGCCCGGTTCCAAGCTGCTCGGCCTGGAGCACCGGGGTGGCCTCCGGGGCGACCTCGGTCAGGTGGCCGCGCACCTGGTCGGCGCCGTGCCCGACCACGACCACCGTGCGGTCCGCGCCGAGCGGCGCGGCGGCGGTCAGCACGTGGCCGAGCAGCGTACGGCCGAGCAGCGGGTGCAGCACCTTGGGCAGCGCCGACTTCATCCGCTTGCCCTCACCGGCGGCGAGCACGACGACGGTGCGGGTGTGGGGCTGGGACACGACGCGGCTCCAGTCGGGACGACGGACAGTCTCGCGGCCATGCTAACCAGACGTCGTCCGCCGACGAGTGGAAGCTCCCGGGAGAGGACTCGAACCCCTACAATCAGGACCAAAACCTGACGTCCTGCCATTAGACGACCCGGGACGGTCTGAAACGGGCAAACCAAACAGCCCGCCGATCCCCTACACCTTAGCGTCCCTCCCCCGTGGCGACATCGCTCATTCCTTTCATGATCCCTTCGATCTTCCAGTAGAGCCGGCTCGACTGCGGGACGTAGACCGTGAGGCATCCCCGATACTCCGCACCGACGTTCTGTCGCGTCGTCCCCGGTCGGTGGCGCTTGAGCGAGGACCGCTGGAACTCCTCGGGCGGCACCCCGACCAGGTCGGCCCACCAGCGCACCGCCGCCGCCTCGTCCGCGGTCTCGTGAATGTGGACCCGGAACCGCAGGGCATCGCGAGCGACGCCGAGCGCCTCGACGAACCGCACGAACAGCAACACCAGCATCGGGTCGCTGTTGACGAACTTGAGCCGGCAGTCGTTGGGCCGCCAGGGTTTCGCCTTGGCGCCCTCACACCAGTAGATCGCCGCGCCGACCAGGATCAGCTCGCGGTAGCGGAGCCGCTTGACCCAGGCGGCGACCTTGGCCACCGTCTCGGCCCGCGCGGCGTCCCGGACGGTGCGGTACTCGCCCCACTGCGCGTCGGTCATCACCTTGGAGTGCGCCCGCCGCCGCGCCCTCGCCTCGTCGGAGTCGCGATCGAGCGGGAGGTGCCGCACCCACAGATAAGCCGTCGAGGGGGCCACCCCCACCCGCCTCGCAATCTCTGGGACGCTGCGCCCCTGCCGGCGCAGGCGGAGTGCCGCCTCGTAACGCGGCAACGACGATCGGCGAGGGCTGGGGTGCGCCGGCCCGGCGGCGAGCGGATCGGCCATGACCAGCAGGTTAGAACGCACGTACGACGTTCTCACCCATTCATTCCCGGAACTCTCCCGTGCGAACCGCGGTGCCTCAAGTTACGGTGACGTAGGCGTAACTTTGCGATCTTGCCCGACCCCTCTGCGAGGTGCCATGTCGACCGCTCTGCTGGACCCGAACAACGCCGCCGGCCCGAAGCCACTTACCCAGGGCGCCCAGTCTCCAGGCATCCTGGTCGCCCTCTGGGCGTTCGTCGTGATCCCCTTCGTGGCCCTGATCGCCGCCGTCCCGGTCGCCTGGGGCGGCTGGTTGAGCTGGACCGACGTCGCCATCGCGCTGGTCTGGTACGTGGTGTCCGGGCTCGGCATCACGGTCGGCTACCACCGCTACTTCACCCACGGCTCGTTCAAGGCCAAGCGGTGGCTGCGGATCGCCCTGGCGGTCTCCGGTTCGCTGGCGGTGCAGGGCGAGATCATCCAGTGGGTCGCCGACCACCGCCGCCACCACGCCTTCTCCGACCAGGAGGGCGATCCGCACTCGCCGTGGCGGTTCGGCGAGAGCCTCGGCGGGCTGGCCCGCGGCATGTTCCACGCCCACGTCGGCTGGCTCTTCGGCCGCGAACTGTCCAACCGGGAGCGCTTCGCGCCGGACCTGCTGGCCGACCGGGACATCAACCGGGTGGACCGGCTCTTCCCGCTGCTGGTCAGCGTCTCGGTGCTCGGCCCGGCGCTGATGGGCGGCCTGCTCACCTGGTCCTGGCAGGGCGCGCTCACCGCGCTCTTCTGGGGCGGCCTGGTGCGGATCGCCCTGCTGCACCACGTGACCTGGTCGATCAACTCGGTCTGCCACGTCTACGGTGAGCGCCCGTTCGCGGTGCGCCAGGGCGACCGGGCGTCCAACTTCTGGCCGCTGGCCATCCTGTCCTTCGGCGAGAGCTGGCACAACCTGCACCACGCCGACCCGACCAGCGCCCGGCACGGCGTGCTGCGCGGACAGGTGGACATCTCGGCCCGGGTGATCTGGCTGTTCGAGAAGGTCGGTGCGGCGTACGACGTGCGGTGGCCGAAGCCCGAACGGATCGCCGCGAAGCTCGTCAAGCCGGTCGCCGAGCGGTAAACCGGGCGGTGCCGGTGCGGGTTACCTGGCAGTATTGCCGGGTGACCGAGCGAAACGCTGGCTCCATCCCACGACAGGGCGTCACTGAACGCCGGCGAGGTGACGACATGGCGGACGCCGCGGGCAGGGATGCGAGCGCCGGCCGGCGGCGGGCGGTGCCAGCGGCGGCGGGCAAGACCACCTCGCGGGTACGCATGTCGGCGGCCCAGCGCCGGGAGCAGTTGATCTCGATCGGCCGGCAGATCTTCGCCGAGCGCGGGTTCGACGCCACCTCGATAGAGGAGGTGGCGGCCCGCGCCAAGGTCTCCAAGCCGGTGGTCTACGAGCACTTCGGCGGCAAGGAGGGGCTCTACGCGGTGGTGGTGGACCGGGAGGTCCGCGCCCTGCTGGACCGGATCACCACCGCGCTGACCGCCGGGCATCCGCGGGAGCTGCTGGAGCAGGCGGCGCTGGCCCTGCTGACGTACATCGAGGAGGAGACCAGCGGGTTCCGGGTGCTGGTGCGCGAGTCGCCGCTGATGTCGGCGACCGGCAATTTCAGCAGCGTGATGAACGACGTGGCGCACCAGGTGGAGCACATCCTGGGCGCGGAGTTCTCCAGCCGGGGGTACGACCCGAAGCTGGCCGAGCTCTACTCGCAGGCGCTGGTGGGCATGGTGGCGTTGATCGGCCGCTGGTGGCTGGAGGTGCGCAAGCCGCGCAAGGAGACGGTGGCCGCGCACCTGGTGAACCTGGCCTGGAACGGGTTGTCGCACCTGGAGGCCAAGCCGGGCCTGATCACGGTGCGGGGGCGCTGACCGGCCTCAGGGCCGGCGCAGGTGGGTCTCGTGCACCGGGTGGTTCCGGTGCTGCCGCAGCTCCTCGGCGTGCTCGTCGGTGCCGACCTTGTCGTACAGGCCGGTGCCGAGCAGGAGCAGGCCGAAGATCATCGACACCACGACGGTGGACATCGAGAAGTTGAGGAAGTTGGCCTCGGTCTGCAGCACGGACATCATGAGGATGCTGGTGACCAGGAAGATGACGCCGGCGGTCAGGTTCATGTAGTGGCCGAGGTTGCCGCGCCGGGACGCGCCGACGATCAGCACGATCCCGAACACCACGGAGGCCAGCGAGAACGCGAGGTTGGTGCGGAGCCCGAGCGCCCAGTCGCCGTCGCGCGCGAAGAGCGGGCCACCCCAGGTCAGGGCGACGCCCCAGACGCCGAAGACCAGGATGTAGAGCCCCACCAGCCCGGCCAGGACCCGGTAGATCGGTCGCGCCGGGTGGTTCACCGGAAAGTGCACCATCGCCCGTCCTCCGTCCGAATGGCAACAATTCACCAGGATTGTCACCCGGGGCGCCGGCACCTGTCCGCCGAACCGCCGGCCACACCCTCGGCCCGGCACGAACGAGAGCGGGCCCGGACGAACCGGGCCCGCGGCAGGGAGGAGGGATCAGAGGACGAGACGCGCCTTCTCGAACGCCTCGCGCTCCTCGTCGGTGCCGACCTTGCCGTACATCCCGACCATCAGCAGCACCAGGCTGAGCACCATCAGCACGATGACGGTTGCGACGCTGAAGTTGAAGATGTTCGCCTCGGTCTGCAGGAACGCCAGCCCGGCCAGGCTGACCGCCATCAGCAGGTACGCCAGCCACTGGTTGAGCACCACGTCGATGTTGCGGCCGATCGCGGTGCCGGCCAGCACGGCGAGCCCGAGCAGGACGCTGATCAGCGAGAAGCCGAGGTTGGTGCCCTGCCCGATGGACCGGGTGTCGTCCTGGGCGAGGACCTCGTTGCCGGCGCTCGCGATGATGCCGAGCACGCCGAAGACGACCAGGTACAGACCGGTGAGCCCGCCGATCGCCCGGTAGATCGGCCGCGCGGGGTGGTTGACGGGGGTGTGGGCCATGTCTGAGTCTCCAACGCCGTTCGGGTGAGGGTTCGCCGACGATTGTCCCGCACGTCGAGATGTGACGCCGCACACGGGTGCCGCGTGCCGGGCACCCGCCCGCGGCGGGGCCGGTCAGCTCGCCGGGATCTCGTCGGCGAGGGTCAGCCACGTCTCCTCGGTCCGCTCCCGCTCGGCCCGCAGCTCCTTGAGCTGGGCGTCGAGTTCGGCGACCTTGGCGTAGTCGGTGGCGTTCGCGGCGAGCTGGTCGAGCAGCGCCGCTTCCTTCTGCTCCAGCTTGGCGACCTGCCGTTCCAACCGGGCGAGTTCCTTGCGGGCCTGCCGGGCCTCGGCGGCGGACATGCCGGTGGCCGCGGCGGCCTTCGGCTGGGCGGGCGCCGCGGTCTCGGCCGGGGCGGCCCGGCCGGCGGCGCGGGCCAGGTACTCGTCGACGCCGCCGGGCAGGTGCACCAGCCGGCCGTCGCCGAACATCCCGTACGCGGTTTCGGTGACCCGTTCGATGAGGTAGCGGTCGTGGCTGGCCACCACGATGGTGCCGGGCCAGGAGTCGAGCAGGTCCTCTAGCGCGGCCAGGGTGTCGGTGTCCAGGTCGTTGGTGGGCTCGTCGAAGAGCAGCACGTTCGGCTCCCCGGCGAGCAGCCGGAGCATCTGCAGCCGGCGCCGCTCGCCGCCGGAGAGGTCGCCGACCGGGGTCCAGAGCCGCCGGTCGTCGAAGCCGAAGATCTCGGCGAGCTGGGCCGCGGAGATCTCCCGGTCGCCGAGCTGGACCCGCCGGGCGACCTCCTCGACCGCTTCGAGCACCCGCAGCTGGCTGGGGAGTTCGGCGAGTTCCTGGGAGAGGAACGCCGGCCGCACCGTGGAGCCGGCGGCGAACCGGCCGCCGTCGGGGCGGGTGACGCCGGCGAGCATCCGGAGCAGGGTGGTCTTGCCGGCTCCGTTGGCGCCGAGGATGGCGATCCGGTCGCCGGGCCCGACCTGCCAGGTGACGCCGTCGAGGATGGTCTTCGGGCCGGCGTGCAGGGTGACCTGCTCCAGGTCGTACACCTGCTTGCCGAGCCGGGCGGTGGCGAGCTTCTGCAGCGACATGGTGTCGCGCGGCGGTGGGACGTCGGCGATCAGCGCGTTGGCGGCCTCGATGCGGAACCGCGGCTTGGAGGTGCGGGCCGGCGCGCCGCGGCGCAGCCAGGCGATCTCCTTGCGGAGCAGGTTCTGCCGGCGGGCCTCGGTGGCGGCGGCGACCCGCTCCCGCTCGGCCCGGGCCAGGGTCCAGGCGGCGAAGCCGCCGTCGTAGGAGCGGACGGCCTGGTCGGCGACCTCCCAGGTGGTGGTGCAGACGGCGTCGAGGAACCAGCGGTCGTGAGTGACCACGACGAGGGCGCCCTTGCGGCCGAGCAGGTGCCGGGCCAGCCAGTCGACGCCGCCGACGTCGAGGTGGTTGGTGGGCTCGTCGAGGATGAGCAGGTCGGATTCGCGCACCAGCAGCGCGGCCAGGGCGACCCGGCGGCGTTCGCCGCCGGACATCGGGCCGACCGGCTGTTCCAGGCCGAGGTGCGGCATGCCGAGCCCGTCGAGGATGGCGCGGACACCGGCGTCGCCGGCCCACTCGTGCTCGGCGCCCATGCTCTCGCCGAGCCAGGCGGTGCCGAGCACGACGTCCCGCACGGTGGCGTCGGGGGCCAGCTGGAGGCTCTGCGGCAGCCAGGCGACCCGCAGGTCGCGGCGGTGGGTGACCCGCCCGTCGTCCGGTTCCTCCTGCTTGGTGAGCAGCCGCAGCAGGGTGGACTTGCCGGCGCCGTTGAGCCCGACGACGCCGATCCGGTCGGCGTCGTCCAGGCCGAGCGAGACGTCGGTGAGCAGCGGCCCGGCGGCGCCGTAGCCCTTGGACACCCGGTCCAGGTTGACGATGTTGGCCACTACCCACCTCCCATGATCAAGGCGTCCCGGGTGCGGGACGCCTGCGACAGTTGAGGGTACGCGGGTGCCGCGGCCGTCCGGCCGGGCGTCGGGCCCCCTGTCGGTCAACCGGTCCCCGCTTGCGCTTGTTCCGTCCGGCCGGAAGGCGGCGTCCGCCGGACAGCCGGGCGGCGGCCGGCCGGGACGGGTGCGCTGGCGGTGGGTGGTTCAGACGATGCGCGCCCCGGCGACCGGTCCGTGGGCCACCCGGGCCTCCCGGCACACCCCGGCGGCCGTCAGGTCGGCGGCGATCCGATCGGCGTGCGCCTCGTCGGTGGCGAGGAAGACGCAGGTCGGCCCGGAGCCGGAGACGATGCCGGCGAGCGCGCCGGCCGCCTCGCCGGCCTTCAGGGTGGCGGCGAGCGACGGGCGCATGGCCAGCGCGGCGTCCTGGAGGTCGTTGCCGAGGGCGGCGGCGAGCACCCGCGGGTCGCGCTGGCGCAGCGCGGCGAGCAGCGCGTCGGTGCTGCCGAGCGGGGGGCGGGCGGCGCCGGCCTCGCGGAGCCGGTCGAGTTCGGCGTAGGCGGCCGGGGTGGAGAGCCCGCCGTCGGCGATGGCCACCACCCAGTGCCAGGAGGTGGGGCGGGCCAGCACCGGGCTGACCGCCTCGCCCCGGCCGGTGCCCAGCGCGGTGCCGCCGT
This genomic window contains:
- a CDS encoding ribose-phosphate diphosphokinase; translated protein: MGSIVAENRKSLMLFSGRAFPELAREIGEVLGVAPTPADAYEFANGEIFVRFKDSVRGSDAFVVQSVTHGVNTWVMETLIMIDALKRGSAKRITVVLPFYPYSRQDKKHRGREPISARLIADLLKTAGANRILTVDLHTAQIQGFFDGPVDHLFAMDVLAEYVQHKYAGRPMTVVAPDSGRVRVAERWTDRLGGCPLAFIHKTRDPLKPNQVVANRVVGEVEGRVCLIVDDMIDTGGTICRAADILRESGAADVVVASTHALLSDPATERLKNSPISEVVVTNTLPLPPEKQLDKLTVLSIAPLLARAIREVFDDGSVTTLFGGLS
- the pth gene encoding aminoacyl-tRNA hydrolase, producing MTDEAGPWLVVGLGNPGREYAGNRHNVGFMVADLLAGRLGAKFGRHKRAVAEVAEGRLGFGGPKLVLVKPLTYMNLSGGPVAALTQFYKVAPGQVVAVHDELDIGYGQLRVKCGGGEGGHNGLRSMSKSLGTKDYVRVRFGIGRPPGRQDPADYVLSDFGAVERKELEFLVDRAADVVESVVTRGVEPTQNLYHGS
- the cysD gene encoding sulfate adenylyltransferase subunit CysD, with the protein product MTAPAYQVSHLDALEAESIFVMREVVAEMERPVLLFSGGKDSIVMLRLAQKAFAPANIPFPVMHVDTGHNFPEVLEYRDQRVAELGLQLVVASVPEALASGLVRESADGMRNRIQTPVLLDAVEKHRFDALFGGARRDEEKARAKERVFSFRDEFGQWDPKNQRPELWALYNGRHHPGESIRVFPLSNWTELDVWHYIARERIALPSIYYAHEREVVERDGMLYAVNEFFRPRAGEERFKARVRYRTVGDASCTAAVRSDADTVEKVIEEVAATRITERGATRGDDRVSEAAMEDRKREGYF
- a CDS encoding inositol monophosphatase family protein, producing the protein MGSPPMIDGAFARWLAARAGQALLALRAELGFADAGALKSAGDKVSHDLIRTELAQWRPGDAVLSEEDEGSRLAWAAEVNTGAVSRLTADRVWIVDPLDGTREFAEEGRSDWAVHVALWSRTAPTPHGLVAGAVALPAQQRVLATDYPPAYPPLTVEAAAAGGRRTIRLAASRSRPPVFLTDLAEDVGAHLVPMGSAGAKIAAVATGEVDAYIHAGGQYEWDSAAPVAVATATGLHASRIDGSALKYNEADPRLPDLLVCRADLAPRLLAALQRHSG
- a CDS encoding 50S ribosomal protein L25/general stress protein Ctc; protein product: MSEVKISAEPRTEFGKGGARRTRRAGKVPAVLYGHGEKPKHIALPAREFAAAIRKGGANQLFAIEVSDGTQALALPKAIQRDPIKDTFEHVDLLLVRRGEKVTVDVPVQLTGEAAKDTLIVHDHDTLSVTADATKVPDHLEASIEGLEAGSQVTASDVQLPAGVELAADPELPVAAVTAAPTAEQLEATLPEVEEATEEAEAEVGEVTEGSEGAEEAPAAAGEESAEARTEA
- a CDS encoding sulfate adenylyltransferase subunit 1, with translation MTTETVAPDGAKPTDGRAATGGGPEPRRMDLLRFATAGSVDDGKSTLIGRLLYDTKSLFTDQLAAVEAVSAARGDEYTNLALLTDGLRAEREQGITIDVAYRYFATPRRKFIIADTPGHIQYTRNMVTGASTADLALILVDARKGLVEQSRRHAFLCSLLRVPHLVLCVNKMDLVDFSQEVFERIADEFTAFAAKLDAPDLTVVPISALRGDNIVSRSANMPWYEGPSLLHHLERVHIASDRNLVDVRFPVQYVIRPQSTTVTDYRGYAGQVASGVLKPGDEVMVLPSGFTSRIAVVETADGPVAEAFPPMSVTVRLEDEIDISRGDMICRPNNAPAVAQDIEAMVCWLDETRPLQVGGRYAIKHTTRSARAIVRGLNYRLDVNSLHRDEAAGELRLNEIGRVRLRTTIPLLADEYRRNRTTGGFVIIDETTNRTVGAGMIIEAS